TTGAAAAATTTTGCGCACCCAGCTATTGAGAATCCTAAGCCTGTAACTATCGATTTTAGTAAAAAGATCTTGATTATTACTGGTGTCAATGCGGGTGGGAAGACGATGCTTCTCAAATCAATTTTAGCAGCTGCTTACCTAGCAAAATATCTTATTCCCATGAAATGTGATGAAAAAAGCCATATAGGAAGATTCAAAGAAATTATTCCAATCATTGAAGATCCTCAAAATGTAAAAAACGATATTTCCACATTTGCTGGGCGAATGCTTGCTTTTAGTAAACTTTTTCAAAAAAATGATGCATTAGTGGGAGTTGATGAGATTGAGCTTGGGACTGATAGCGATGAAGCAGCAACGCTTTTTAAGGTAATCTTGGAAGATCTTTTGAAAAAAGATATAAAGATAGCTATCACAACGCATCATAAACGTCTCGCATCATTGATGGCTGCGCATGAAGATGTAGAGCTTTTGGCTGCAATGTATGATGAAGAAAAGGGTGTACCAACCTATGAGTTTTTGCAAGGGATTATTGGAAAAAGTTATGCTTTTGAAACAGCAAAACGCTATGGAATTCCACAAAGAATAGTAGCTAGAGCAGTAGAAGAGTATGGTGAGGATCAAGCAAAGCTGAGTGAGTTAATAGAGCGGGGGAGTGAGTTAGAAAGAGAGCTACGACGTAAAAATAAAGAATTAGAAAATGAACTAGAGCTTGTACGAAAAAATCGTATTTTGCTTGATGAAGAGCGTAGTGCAGTTTATGAAAAGCTACAAGCTGAAAAAGCTAAACTCCAAGCTCTTTACAAAGAAGCAATTGACGAGGCAAAAGCTGCTATTAAAGCTAAAGAGACAAAAGAGGCACATCGCCACCTTACTCAAGCTGCACAGAAAGCAAAAAAAGCAACAATTAAAAAACCTGAGCCAAAAGAGCTTAAAGTTGGCGATGAGGTCAAATACAAAAAGACAAAAGGTGTTATTGTAGGTATAAGAGACAAAGAAGCAACAATCGAAGCAGAAGGTATGAAACTGCGAGTGCCATTAGCAGATCTTAAACCTACGAAAATTATCAAAAAGAAAGCAAAAGCAAAACTAAAAGTATCTAAACCTTCAAAACTTTCTGTTAAGCTCGATCTCCATGGCTTAAGAGTTGAAGAGGCACTTGAAAAAACTGATAAATTTTTAAGTGATGCTTTGCTTGCAGGATTTGATGAGGTGCTTATATATCATGGAGTAGGAAGTGGGAAATTAGCTCGTGCAGTGAGGGAGTTTTTAAAAGAGCATCCAAGAGTTAAAAGCTTTCATGATGCTCCTGCGAATATGGGAGGTATGGGGGCAACGGTTGTTGAACTCTAATATTATATAATAACCCCAAAAATTTAATTGATCAGAAAGTAGTCTAAGTATGGAAAAAATTTGTGTTCTCGGCCTCGGCTACGTAGGCCTACCATTAGCAGTAGAGTTTGGCAAAAAGTATAAAACTATTGGATTTGATATCAATGCCAAAAGAATTGAAGAGCTGCAAAATGGAATAGATAGAACATTAGAAGTAAACAAAGAAGAACTTGAAGAAGCTAAAAACCTCTCATTTACCTCTTCAATAGATGAGATTAAAGATGCAAATATCTATATCATCACTGTTCCAACCCCCATAGATGAGCATAAAAATCCAGATCTTACTCCTCTCATCATGGCTAGTAGAACAGTTGGCAGAGTATTGAAAAAAGGTGATATTGTTATCTATGAATCTACTGTCTTTCCAGGATGTACTGAAGAGGTGTGTGTACCAGAATTAGAGCGTGAAAGTGGTCTTATATTTAATAAAGATTTTTTCTGTGGCTACTCTCCAGAGAGAATCAATCCAGGAGATAAAAAACATCGCCTTCCAACTATTAAAAAGGTAACAAGTGGCAGTACTCCAGAAATTGCAAAAAAGGTAGATGAGCTCTATAAAAGTATCATCACAGCCGGAACTCATCTAGCACCAAGCATCAAAATAGCAGAGGCTGCAAAAGTGATAGAAAATGCTCAAAGAGATATTAATATCGCATTTGTTAATGAACTGGCTTTAATTTTTGATAGATTAGATATAGATACACTCGATGTATTAGAAGCTGCTGGCACAAAATGGAACTTTCTACCCTTTCGTCCAGGTCTTGTTGGAGGACACTGCATTGGAGTAGATCCCTATTACTTGGCTTATAAAGCAAAAGAGGTAGGATACCATCCACAAATAATACTTGCTGGTAGAAGAACCAACGATGAGATGGGCATCTTTGTAGCCAATAAAGTAGTAAAACTCCTCATCCATAAAGGACACAAAGTAAAGGGGAGCAAAGCATTAGTACTTGGAATAACCTTTAAAGAGAACTGTCCGGATATTAGAAATAGTAGAGTCATTGATGTCATTAACGAACTGCAAGATTTTGGCATTGAAGTAGATGTATATGATCCTTGGGCAGAGAGTGAGGAAGTCAAAAGAGAATATAACCTTGAGCTTTTAACAAACGAGCCAAACTTTGCAGAGTATGACTCAATTGTTTTAGCTGTAGCCCATGAGCAGTTTAGAAAGCTTGATTATCAAAAGATACCGAAATCAAGTGCGGTTTTTGATATTAAGGGTGTGCTGCCAAAAGATATAGTGGAAGGGAGATTATAGTGAAAAATTTTGCCTTAATAGGAGCGGCTGGATATATAGCTCCAAGACATATGAAAGCAATAAAAGAGACAAATAACAATCTTGTAGCAGCGATGGATAGATGCGATAGTGTAGGGATTATAGACAGCTATTTTCCAGATGCAGATTTTTTTACAGAATTTGAGAGATTTGATAGGTATGTGGATAAATTAAGGCGAAAAGGAGAACAGATTGATTATGTAAGTATCTGTTCACCAAACTATTTGCATGACGCACATATTAGATGGGCTTTGCGAAGCGGAGCCGATGCGATATGTGAAAAACCCCTTGTTCTCAATCCTTGGAATATCGATGGATTGGAAGAGATAGAAAAAGAGAGTGGTAAAAAAGTATATAATATTTTACAGCTTCGTTTGCATCCTTCTATCATCGCTTTAAAAGAGAAAGTGCAGAAAGAACTGCAAGAAAATCCAAATAAAATTTATAATATAGATTTAACGTATTTAACAAGTCGAGGCCACTGGTATTTTGTAAGTTGGAAAGGTGATGAGAGCAAAAGTGGTGGTATAGCTACTAATATAGGCATTCATTTTTACGATATGCTCTCATGGATCTTTGGTGAGATAGAAGAGAATATCGTCCATATCAAGACTCCATATGCCAATGCTGGCTATATGAAGCTCAAAAATGCAAATGTCCGGTGGTTTTTGAGCGTAAAATATGACTATATTCCAGAAGAGATCAAACAAAAGGGACAAAGAACTTTCAGAAGTATCACTGTGAACGGCGAGGAGATCGAATTTAGTGGAGGATTTACCGATCTTCATACCAAAAGCTATGAGGAGATCCTCAAAGGTAACGGCTTTGGACTCAAAGAGGCCAGAAATTCAATTGAAATAGTCTCGACTATTCGCCATTTGAAGCCTATTGGTCTTAGAGGCGAGTATCATCCCTTTTGCAAAAAGGTGATAAATGAGTAAGTTTTTCATTCACGAGAGTGCTTATATCGATGAGCCGGTTGAGATAGGAGAGGGGACGAAAATTTGGCATTTTTGTCACATACTTCCCAATACGATCATAGGGAAAAATTGCTCTTTTGGCCAAAATTGTGTGGTGGGCCCAAAGGTAAAGATAGGTAACAATGTCAAAGTGCAAAACAATATATCCATCTATGAGGGTGTGGAGATAGAAGATGATGTATTTTTGGGACCTTCCATGGTCTTTACTAATGTCATCAATCCAAGAGCCTTTATCAATCGCAAAAATGAATTTAAAAAGACTCTCTTGAAGAAAGGATGCTCGATAGGAGCGAATGCGACAATCGTATGTGGTGTGACGATTGGAGAATATGCACTAATTGGAGCCGGGGCGGTAGTGAATAGAAATGTAAAACCCTATGCTCTCATGGTAGGAGTACCGGCAAGACACATTGGATGGGTCGATAAAGCAGGAAATAAAATGAAGTTTGATGAAAATGGAATTGCAACGGATAGTTATGATGGGACAAAATATAAGCTTCAAGATAATGGATTAAAGGTTTTAGGATGAAGATAGATTTTGCAAATCTAACCTATCAATATCAGCTCTATAAAGATGAAATCGATGAGGCGATACAAAAAGTCTTGAATCATGGCAAATATATCATGGGGCCAGAGGTAGGTGAGCTTGAAGAAAAACTTTGTGAATTTACAAATGCAAAAAATGCAGTTACTTGCTCATCTGGAACTGATGCTCTCCTTTTGGCAATGATGGCACTGGATCTTAAGCCAGGAGATGAAGTAATAACGACACCTTTTACATTCATAGCAACAGCTGAGACGATCGCACTACTTGGAGCTAAGCCTGTATTTGTAGATATTGATGAACAAACGTACAATATCAATACATCTAAAATAGAAGAAAAAATTACAAATAAAACCAAAGGAATCATTTCTGTAAGTCTTTATGGCCAGCCAAGTGACTTGGATGAGATAAATGAATTTTCAAAAAGATGCAATCTCTTTCATATCATCGATGGAGCACAGAGCTTCGGTGCCACTTATAAAGGTAAAGCAGAAGTTCATTATTGTGATATCTATACCACCTCTTTTTTTCCAGCCAAGCCACTTGGCTGCTATGGGGATGGTGGAGCAGTTCTGGCAAACAGTGATGAATTGGCACAAAAGATAAGAATGCTCAGAGTACATGGGCAAAACAAGAGATATCATCATAAATATATAGGACTTGGGGCAAGACTCGACACTATTCAAGCAGCCGTTTTATTGGTAAAACTAAAATATTATAAAAAAGATTTGGCTTTAAGACAGGAAGTTGCAAAAAAGTATAGTAAGAAATTAAAAAATGTTAAAAACATAATTTTACCTTTTGTAAAAGAAGATAGAACGAGTGCCTGGGCACAATATAGTATCAGGGCTCTAAATAGAGATGAACTTCAAGAAAAATTAAAAGAATCAGGCATTCCAACGGTAGTGCATTATCCGATGCCACTTCATATGCAAAAATGCTTCAATTATTTAGGATATAAAAAAGGAGATTTTCCAGTAGCTGAAAAAGTCAGTGAAGAGATTATGAGTCTGCCTATGAATCCATATTTGAGTAATGATGAAATCGATTATATTACCCAAAAGGTAGCAGAATTTGCTAAATAAATTAAAACCAAAAAGTGAATTTTCTAAAAATGTTTTAACTCTAATGACAGGGACCACTATTGCTCAGGCAATTCCAATAGCTATAAGTCCTATTCTTACAAGACTCTATACTCCGGAAGATTTTGGAGTGTTCGCACTTTTTATATCTTTAGTTTCTATTTTTGGAAGTATAGCAAATGGAAGATATGAATTCGCTATAATGCTTCCAAAAAAAGATGAAGATGCTATAAATATTTTCGCATTGGGTTTTATTATAAATGTGGCTTTATCACTATTTTTATTATTAATGGTTATTGTTTTTCATGATTTATTTATAAGTTTATTAAATAATAAAGAGATTTCCCTTTGGTTGTATCTTGTTCCTTTTAGTGTGTTTTTGATAGGTTGTTTTAATTTATTAAATTATTATAATAATAGATTAAAAAATTATAAAGATTTAGCAAAAGCTAATGTGTATAAATCGGTTGTTACAGCAGTAGTTCAATTATCTATTGGATTTATAAAACAAAGTACAATAGGACTTATTAGTGGTCAAATTATTTCACAAATTTTTGCAAATACAAAACTTCTAAGAAATATTATAAAAGATAAAATACTTTTATTAAAAATTTCAAAAGTAAAAATGATAGCAGTAGCAAATAAATATAAAGATTTTCCGAAATTTAATGTACCTCATGCTGTAATGAATACGTTATCTTCTAATATGCCTGTTCTTATAATAAACTTTTTTTTTGGTAGTACTTCAACTGGTTTTTTTGCTATAGCAAATAAAGTTTTATTGTTACCAGTAGGGTTATTTACTTCTTCATTTAGTCAAATTTTTTTACAAAAAATTACATATAATAGAAATAATAGAATTGATCAAGAAAAATTTATTAATAAGGTAGTATTTAAATTATTAGGATATTCTTTTTTCCCTTTCTTTATTGCTTTTATTTTTTTACCAAATATTTTTGGGATAATTTTTGGTAAGAATTGGATTATAGCAGGAGAATATGCCCAAATACTTATACCAATGCTTTATTTGACTTTTACAGGAAGTATATTATCAAATATTATTATTGTATACAATGAACAAAAAAAAGCATTTAAAATAGAAATTATAAATACTATAGTGAAATTATTTTCTTTATTATTCGGTGGAATTTTAGAAGATTTGAAATTAGGACTATTTTTATATTCGTTAAGTGGAGTATTGATAACAACTTATAGAATAATCTGGTATAAGTCAATAATTAGGGAGAAAAATGAAATATAAAATAATGGATAATGCTGTTAATATTAATATAGTAAACCACAAATTAAGAGAATTACTAGAAAAAGAACTAAGAATTTATAAAAAAACTCAAGAAAATGAAAATATTAAAATAAATATTGTTGATAAATTAAAAATTAACAATAAATATTCCAACAATCCTTCTATCCATACGACTTTTAGAAATGGTTTTCTTGCTAATTTCGGTGGTAATAAAGTCTTATATAAAAAAAATGATAATATTATAGAAATTGATGTAGAAATAAATATGAAAAAAAATTATTTACGTAAATTTTTGAATATTTCATATCGATACAATTTTGAAAATATAGGTCATATTATACATGAATTAATTTTAGTACCTACTATCTTCTTTTTTTATAATAAAGCAATAGTTCACGCTTCATCCATGAAACATCATAGAAAAGAAAAAACTATATTATTTGGAGGTACAGGTGGAGTCGGAAAAACATCTCTTGAACTATTATTGTGTAAAGAATTGGAATATTCTTTTATATCAGATGATATAGCAATTATTGATAACATTGGTAATATATATCCAAATCTATCATATCCTAAAATTTATGCGTATAATGTAATAAATAATAATAAATTAAAGAAACTGATTTTTAAAAATAAGAATTTTATGGACAAATTGCAATGGAACATTATGAGAAAATTAAAAGGCGATAGTGGAGTTAGAAGAGCAATATCTCCTTTATTGCTATATAATAACATTGAAACAGGAAAAAATAAAATAGATGAATATTATATATTGTATAAAACAAATACTATTAATCAAATTACCATAGAAAAACTGAATTCTGAAAATGCTGCCTATTTAAGTTTAAAAATTATTAGAAATGAATATAATTCAATTTTTCAACATATTATATGGCATGAATATAATTGTAGTTTAATGAAGTACAAGCCAATTTTAAAAATAGATGAAATATTAAATAGATGGTTAAAAATATATTTAAACGTATTTAAAAATATTCAATGCTATTTAGTTAAAATACCAACGAGTATAGATCATAATGATTTTTTGTCATTTATGAAGAATAAGTTTAAATAATGATTAAAATTATATTAATAACTTCATCATTTCCTTATTTGTCTGGAGAACAATTTTTGGAGACAGAAACCAAATATTATAATCAGCATCCAGATGTAGAACTTATTATAATGCCTCTAACTAATCATAGAAAAAAAAGGAAAATAGATGAAAATATTAAAATGGATACATATTTAATAGATAACAAATTAAAAAAATTACAAAAATTAATACCATTTGCAAAATCTTTATTTTCTACTTTGTTTTACAATGAAATTAAAAAAAACAAAATTTACAATAATCCAAAAAAATTAATATACTTTATAAATGCTATAGCAAATTATCAACATTATTATGATTTATTTGATAATTATTTTAAAAATAAGAAAGTTCTATCGCAAACAGTGGTTTATACATATTGGCATGATACACCTACATATGCACTACAGAGTCTAAAAAATAAGTATGGATATAAATTGGTAAGTAGAATACATGGATATGATCTTTATAAAGAACGAAGAGCTGCAAATTATATGCCATTAAAATCTCAATTTACTAAAAATATTGATAGAATATATACTATCACAGAGAGTGCTATAGAATATTTGTCTCATACATACGGTTTTGATAAAGATAATTTACGATTATCAAGACTGGGCGTAAAAAATCAAAATATTATTTCTCAACCAAATAAAAAGAACGAATTTCATATTGTTTCGTGCTCTTTTTTAAATCCTGTGAAGAGAGTAGATAAAATTATAGATGCTTTGTCTATATTGAGTAGAAAAAAGAAAAATATAAAATTTAAATGGACTCATATTGGTAATGGTCCACTTGAAAAAGAATTGAAGACTTTAGCAAGCGAAAAATTATCTTCTATTAAAAATCTACAATATGATTTTTTAGGTTATTTAGATAATCAAGATGTATATAAGTTTTATAAAGAAAATAAAATTGATGTTTTTATAAACGTAAGTGAATCAGAAGGTGTACCAGTATCTATCATGGAAGCAATGAGTTGTCATATTCCTATTATTGCTCCAGATATTGGTGGAATTAGAGATATGGTTGAAAATAAAAAAAGTGGAAGACTTTTGAGTAGTGATTGTTCTATCAATGAAATAGTTCATGCGTTAAAAGATATTAAATTTTTTAAAAATAAAGATACGAGAAGGAATTCTTATGATATATTTTTAGAGAAGTATCATGCAGATAAAAATTATAATGAGTTTATCTATGATTTGAAGTCATTAATTTATAATTGAAAATCAAAAGGGATTCTTGTTGAAAATATTGACTATATTAGGTGCAAGGCCTCAATTTGTAAAAGCAGGTACGGTTAGTCGCGAGATAAACAAATTTAATGATATTAGAGAGATTATTGTCCATACCGGACAGCATTATGATAAAAATATGAGTGAAATTTTTTTTGAAGAGATGAAAATACCAAAACCAAAATATTTTCTTGGAGTTGGAGGAAAATCTCATGGTGCTATGACTGGACAAATGATAGAAAAAATTGAAGATATAGCATTAAAAGAAAAACCAGATTGGATTTTAGTATATGGAGATACAAATTCTACATTGGCAGGTGCACTAGTTGCAAGTAAACTTCATATAAAACTAGCTCATGTTGAAGCTGGCCTTAGAAGTTTTAATATGAAAATGCCAGAAGAAGTTAATAGAGTACTTACGGATAGAATAAGTGATGTTTTATTTTGTCCCACAGATACAGCAGTTAATAATCTTAAAAATGAAAAATATGACAATTTTAATTGCAAAATAGTAAAATCTGGTGATGTGATGTACGATGCAGTTTTATATTATAAACAGTTTGCAAGGAAACCAAGAAATGTAAAAATAGAAAAAGATTTTATTTTATGCACAATTCATAGGGCCGAAAATACAGACAACTTAAATAAATTAAAAAATATTTTTGAAGCGTTAGCAGACATAGGAAAAGATATTCAGATTATTTTGCCACTTCATCCAAGAACAAAACAAAAATTAAATGATCTTTCATTATCATTTTGTAATATTAATATAATTGAACCAATAGGATATTTTGAAATGTTATGGTTATTAAAAAATTCTAAAATGGTAATGACTGATAGTGGAGGATTGCAAAAAGAAGCGTATTTTTTTAAAAAACCTTGTATAACATTAAGAGAAGAAACAGAATGGATAGAATTACTAGAAATTGGAATTAATAAATTGGTGGGAGCTAATAAAGAAAAAATTATTAAAGGGTATAAATATTTTTCTGATAAAATGTTAGATATAAAAGATAAAGATTTATATGGAAATGGAAAAGCAGCTAAAAAAATAATTATGGAACTTTTAAATTGAAAACCATATTATTTATAACTCCTTTATTTTATCCTCAAAATCAAGTGGCAGTTTTAAGAATTGGAGACTGGAGTAAATATTTAGCAAAAAATAGTTATAAAGTAATTATATTAACTTCTAAAAAATATTCTTTTATGGGACCTTTTGGATTAGAAAAAAAATTACCAAAAAATATAGAAATTATAGAAGTGGATTTTTTACCAGTATTTTTAAAAAAAAGATTTAATAAAGAAATGAATAAATCTATAAATAATAATATTGAAAATTCAAGGTTTAATAATATAAAGTTGTTTGTAAGAAAAATTAGAAATTATATAGGTAGTCTTTTTGATATATATGATTTTTGGATAAATCCTGCTCTTGAAGTGGCTATAAAAATCATTAAAAAGGAAGAAGTAGATTTTATCATTACTTCCTATTCTCCTCCTGCAGGTATCGCTATAGCTCATAAATTAAAGAAAATATATCCTTCTTTAAAATGGATAGCAGATTTTAGAGACTTATGGGCATATAATCATATTATTTATGCAAAAGGCATTTTTAGAATTTATGAGAAATATAAAGAAAAAAAATTATTATCGAATGTAGATAAAATCATTACAGTTTCTGATCCTTTAACTAATGAAATGAAAAAACATTATCCATGTAAAGCAATTTTTACCATTGAAAACGGATACGATCCTGAAGAGTTTAAGAATTGGAAAAATAATATTACTTTCCAACCTAAAATAAATAATAAATTAGTGATTTCTTATTTAGGAACTATTTATCCTAAAAAGCGTGATCCTTCAATTTTGTTTGAAGTAATTAATGAATTAATAGAAGAGAAAATAATTGATAAATCACAAATAGAAATTAATTTCTTTGGGGATAATAAAAATCAATTAGAAGATATGATAAAACTAAAAAATTATAATAAATTTGGAATTATCAATATAAAAGGTTTTGTATCAAGAGAAGAGTCTTTAAGGATTCAAAAAGATTCTGATATTCTGTTGTTTTTGGAATGGAACAATCCATCTGCAAAGGGAGTATTAACGGGAAAATTATTTGAATATTTAGTAAGTGGAAGACCTATTTTAGGTGTAGGCATTACTAATAAAAATGAAGCAGGAAAAGTTATTGAAAAAACAAGAACAGGAAAGCTATTTATAAATAAAAATTTATTAAAACGTGATTTAAAAAATATATTTTTAAATAAAAAAATTGATTTTTATAATCCAGATGTTAATGAAATTGAAAGATATTCAAGAGATAAACAAATATTAAAGCTAATTGAAATTATAGAAAGTTAAAAAGGCTTATAAGTGAAATCTTGTGTAATTATGTCTGTATATAAAAATGATAAATTAGAATATGTAAGGGAAGCACTTAATAGTTTGTACAATCAAAAATTGAAAGCTGATATTTTTATAAAAATAGATGGAGAAATTGATAAAGAATTAGAAGAATTCCTTGTTTCTGAAAAAGAAAAAGGAAAAATTAAATATTTGGATAGGAGAAAAGAAAATAGAGGCCTAGCATATTCATTAAATGAGCTTATAGAAAAAGGACTAGAGTTAAATTATAATTATTTTTTTAGAATGGATGCAGATGATATAAATAATTTGGATAGATTTAAAAAACAGATTGAATTTATGGAAAAAAATAAAAATATTGATGTATGTGGAACATATATAAAAGAAATAGGAGATGGATTGGATTATGAGAAATTAGTTAAGTATCCTTTAAATCATGATGAAATGTTTGATTTTTTTAAAAAGAGAGTACCTTTAGCGCATGTAAGTGTGTGTTTTAGAGATTCTTATTTCAAAAAAGCAGGTTTGTATCCTGAGAATGGTCATATTTCTAATGAGGATACATTAATGTGGCTCAAAGGTTTTCAATCTGGATGTCATTTTGCTAATATTCCTTATATAGGAGTTAACGTAAGAGTTAATAAAGATTTTTTTAACAGGAGAAGAGGAATAAAAAAAGTTTGGTATGATTTAAAAAATAGGATTGAAGTTGTTCGTACTCTTGAATATGGATTATTTGGATATATTTATTCTATTGGAATGTTTTTTATAAATATACTTCCTCCATCAGTAAAAAAATTAGCTTATAAAACCTTACGATAAAGGATATTTAATGTTTGTTAAAAAAAATACTATTTTTCTTATTCTAATTGTTATATTAATTGCTTATATATTTTCTTATGTTTTTCATATCTACTGGATTGGTTGGGCGAGTCACAATCCCGAATTTTTTTGGAACAATCAGTTGATGATTAATAATGTGGATGGATATTTTTTTGGAAGTGGAGCACAAAAGATTTTATACCATATGCATCTGGACAATCCAAGACTTCTTAGCGTATGGCATTATGGCACTGCGGTTGTTACAGCCTATATCGTCAAACTCTTGCCAATTTCACTCGATACCGCTATGCTCTATTTGCCTCCTGTCATCAGCTCCCTTGTGGTTATACCGATTATTTTGATCGGTAGGCTCTATGGCAATCTTTTATGGGGATTTTTGAGTGCACTCATCGCTTCGATTGGTTGGAGTTACTACAATAGAACATTGGCCGGATATTACGATACCGATATGTTTAGTGCAATGCTGCCAATGTTTATCCTCTTCTTTTTGCTCGCAGCCGTTAAATATCGCTCATTAAATTATATTCTTGCCGCCTCTTTGACCGTCATCCTCTATCCCTGGCTTTACGATCAGGGGCTTTCCATCGTTTATGCGATGGGAATCATGATGTTTTTATACCTTGTGATTTTATATCGAAACGAAAAGTTCTCTTACCAAGCTATTATTATTTTTTCCTTTGCTATGATGCCGATCTTTTGGGTGCTTAAGCTCTTTCTTGTGTTTATTCTTTGGTATATACTCAAAACATATGATACAGAGCTTAGAAAGCTCCAAATAGCTGCTGGTGTGAGTGTTTTGGCCTTTTTGCTACTAGGGAATGTTTTTGGTATCATTTTGCATAAAGTCTTCTCTTATACCTCCAAAACGGAGCAGATATCTGGACTTCATTTTCTCAACGTCAACGAAACGGTCAGAGAAGCTGGAAAGATCCCTTTTGAAGTAGTAGCCGATAGGATTGTGGGCTCCCTTTTGGGACTTGTCATCGCTGTTATCGGGTATATTTTATTGCTTATGCGCAACAAAGAATTCATCATCGCACTTCCATTGTGGGGGATCGGTTTTTTTGCATATTTTGGAGGTCTTCGTTTTACCGTCTATGCTGTTCCAATTGCTGCGATGAGTGCGGTTTACTTCTTTTTTTGGCTCTCTGAACGTTTTGAAGCTAGAAAGGTCCGCATGGCAATAGTGAGTCTGGGTACTCTCTTTGTCTTAACTCCCAACATCACTCATATCACGGGATGTTGCGAAAAGATAAGCTGGCTTGATGGCATCAAAGGATTTTATCCGCTAAAAAGTTATCCATATCTAACTCCGACTACTCTTTTAAAAAGCGAAGTGGCACTCCTCGATGAACTCAACAAAAAAAGTTCTCCTAAAGATTATGCGATCACTTGGTGGGACTATGGGTATCCGATCTGGTATTACGCAGATGTCAACACCCTCATTGATGGAGGCAAGCATAATGAAGACAACTTTTTAGTATCTAAAATTTTAAGTACATCCAATCAGCGCTTGGCAGCCAATTTAGCAAAACTTTCTATCAAAGTCTATACAGACACCAATAAAACTGTTGCACCACAACTCTTTATTAAAAATGGAAAAACTATTAATGTTGATAAATTTTTTACTAAAATTTCTTCTAAAGAGTATAAATCTCCAAAATTAAACAGAAATATTTATTTGATTTTACCTCATAGGATGTTTAATATTTTTCCAACTGTTACCTATTTTTCTCAGCGTAATCTTAATACTGGAGAAGTCTATCGCAGGGAGTTTTATTATAAAAATAGGATAATGCAAAAA
The Nitratiruptor tergarcus DSM 16512 genome window above contains:
- a CDS encoding endonuclease MutS2, with protein sequence MEEKLDLKDFLDNFRTFFARFKPLAIEGDINLHFQFINELKKYRFKAPPQIANLDKALMHLQKQGVLSKEEIFEFIKIFRYFFYLKTLGFEGKVGEWLASIDIPEELAQIERYFDQDGQIKSEVDERLATLENAFKHNKEQIRQKLQALINAKRLQSYLVDRQIHYVSGEEALLVRGGFNYVLKATVVGRSSGGFFYVVPEDLRKLKDKEAELLSQIEEIHYQIQKHVSTVFHKWLRFLQYINRQFDRFDHYQARINFANAYDLRMILPSGDKKIVLKNFAHPAIENPKPVTIDFSKKILIITGVNAGGKTMLLKSILAAAYLAKYLIPMKCDEKSHIGRFKEIIPIIEDPQNVKNDISTFAGRMLAFSKLFQKNDALVGVDEIELGTDSDEAATLFKVILEDLLKKDIKIAITTHHKRLASLMAAHEDVELLAAMYDEEKGVPTYEFLQGIIGKSYAFETAKRYGIPQRIVARAVEEYGEDQAKLSELIERGSELERELRRKNKELENELELVRKNRILLDEERSAVYEKLQAEKAKLQALYKEAIDEAKAAIKAKETKEAHRHLTQAAQKAKKATIKKPEPKELKVGDEVKYKKTKGVIVGIRDKEATIEAEGMKLRVPLADLKPTKIIKKKAKAKLKVSKPSKLSVKLDLHGLRVEEALEKTDKFLSDALLAGFDEVLIYHGVGSGKLARAVREFLKEHPRVKSFHDAPANMGGMGATVVEL
- the tviB gene encoding Vi polysaccharide biosynthesis UDP-N-acetylglucosamine C-6 dehydrogenase TviB; protein product: MEKICVLGLGYVGLPLAVEFGKKYKTIGFDINAKRIEELQNGIDRTLEVNKEELEEAKNLSFTSSIDEIKDANIYIITVPTPIDEHKNPDLTPLIMASRTVGRVLKKGDIVIYESTVFPGCTEEVCVPELERESGLIFNKDFFCGYSPERINPGDKKHRLPTIKKVTSGSTPEIAKKVDELYKSIITAGTHLAPSIKIAEAAKVIENAQRDINIAFVNELALIFDRLDIDTLDVLEAAGTKWNFLPFRPGLVGGHCIGVDPYYLAYKAKEVGYHPQIILAGRRTNDEMGIFVANKVVKLLIHKGHKVKGSKALVLGITFKENCPDIRNSRVIDVINELQDFGIEVDVYDPWAESEEVKREYNLELLTNEPNFAEYDSIVLAVAHEQFRKLDYQKIPKSSAVFDIKGVLPKDIVEGRL
- a CDS encoding Gfo/Idh/MocA family oxidoreductase; this translates as MKNFALIGAAGYIAPRHMKAIKETNNNLVAAMDRCDSVGIIDSYFPDADFFTEFERFDRYVDKLRRKGEQIDYVSICSPNYLHDAHIRWALRSGADAICEKPLVLNPWNIDGLEEIEKESGKKVYNILQLRLHPSIIALKEKVQKELQENPNKIYNIDLTYLTSRGHWYFVSWKGDESKSGGIATNIGIHFYDMLSWIFGEIEENIVHIKTPYANAGYMKLKNANVRWFLSVKYDYIPEEIKQKGQRTFRSITVNGEEIEFSGGFTDLHTKSYEEILKGNGFGLKEARNSIEIVSTIRHLKPIGLRGEYHPFCKKVINE
- a CDS encoding acyltransferase, producing the protein MSKFFIHESAYIDEPVEIGEGTKIWHFCHILPNTIIGKNCSFGQNCVVGPKVKIGNNVKVQNNISIYEGVEIEDDVFLGPSMVFTNVINPRAFINRKNEFKKTLLKKGCSIGANATIVCGVTIGEYALIGAGAVVNRNVKPYALMVGVPARHIGWVDKAGNKMKFDENGIATDSYDGTKYKLQDNGLKVLG